The sequence AAGTCAAGGATACAGAGTTGCAAGAAAACGAGAGCTGTGTTAGTATTTTGGCCCTATGGCAACAAACGTAGAAGTCGCACGAAATGCAAATGAAAACAGCCTAAGCCTTCTCCGAAGGTTTACAAAGCGCGTCCAGGGTTCTGGCGTTCTTCCTCGTGTCCGAAGTATCCGATACACTCTCCGCGAAGAATCTTTCTACAAGCGAAAGAAACGAGCTCTCACCAAAATCGCCCGAAAAAATGAAGTACTTCATCTCATCAAACTCGGCAAAATGACTCCTGACATTCCAGGACAGAAGCGAAAGAAATAGAATACATATGGGCAACCATATGCAAATCACAAACAAAACGAAAAGCACCTTTGCTAAAAGAGAGGTGCTTTTCTCATCCTTAAAAGACAAGATTCTTGGAAAGAATTACGATTTGAGCCTTGTTTTTATCGGACCAAAAGAGTCTCAATCATTGAATAACAAATTCCGCGGGAAAAACAAGCCGACAAACATTCTTAGTTTCTCACTTTCGAAGACTAGTGGCGAAATTTTCATCACTCCGAGCGTTGCAAAAAAAGAAGCGCCTCGCTTTGGAAAGACATTCGATGCATTCCTCGGACAATTACTTATCCACGGTTTGTTCCATTTGAAAGGAATGGAGCATGGGGGTACAATGGAGAGAGCGGAAGCGAAAATTCAGAGGCATTTTGGAATTTAATTCTGGTCCGTTGAATTTCGTTATAGGTTTCGCGCCCAGCGTTACATATTTTCTCCATGTCCACAAAAATAGCCGTCGGAATAGATATCGGAACCTATCAGATCAAGGTAGTTGTCGCGTCGCTTGAAAAAGGAACTCG is a genomic window of Candidatus Paceibacterota bacterium containing:
- the ybeY gene encoding rRNA maturation RNase YbeY is translated as MQITNKTKSTFAKREVLFSSLKDKILGKNYDLSLVFIGPKESQSLNNKFRGKNKPTNILSFSLSKTSGEIFITPSVAKKEAPRFGKTFDAFLGQLLIHGLFHLKGMEHGGTMERAEAKIQRHFGI